The window TTTTAAAAAATATTTTGTTGCATCTGTTTATGTGTCAGGTGTTTTTATGATTTTTTTTAGGTAGAAAACAAAGTCTACTAATATATAAGAAAAAATAGAAAATAAATAAGAAGAAAAAATTTCAATGACAAAATCAATTTCAGAATAAATAGCTCTTTCACCTATCTGAAATTCTAAAAAAGCATTGATTATATTCATTCTGATAAGTAAAAAAAACAATTTTATTGCATGTAAATCAGAATTACAGTCTTGCAAATCAGAATTACAAGCTTGTAAACTGAAATTACAGTCTTGCAAATTGAAATTACAAACATGTAAATAGAAATTACAAGCATGTAAACTGGAATTACAAGCATGCAAATCGAAATTACAATCTTGCAAAGTGGGATTACTGTCTTGTAAATTGTAAATTCAAGTTTGAAAAATGAAATTACAGTCATGCAAAATGAAGCCTCTTCATGAAAATCATTATTTCTTTGAATGAAATGATATACACACGAATGTTATTTCGGATATTATGACCTGTCCGAGGTTTGGTCTGTGGGAGTATTGTAATTGGATGAGGGGATCAGCTTCTCCATTTAGCTGCGATTCGATTATTTCTCATCCCAAATCCTTCTTAATAGTGGAGTGATTCTAAATTCTTCAATTTCGGATTCGTATAATGTCCATTTGTATATTGTATACTTGTGGATTTCAAAATCCTGATTTAAGAGATCTCGTACTTGATCTGCGATGTTTTCGAAGTTCTTCTTATTCTCAAATTCATCTAAAGCGTATAGAATAGCCTCCATTAAGACAAACTTTTCATCTTCATCTGTGATTTGTCCATATTCTTTAAGGCATATGTTAATGTCAATTTCATTCGAAATTTCCAATGGCCAATCCTGCATCCAATCTTTACAGGTCCAACCAAATTTATTGATTAAGGAATCTATAGCTGCCTTAGTTGAATATCTTGGCTCAGGTTTTCCTGTCTTCATATTTTTAATATTATCCAATTTTAACCAATATTCCAATAATCCTTTAAGGAAGATATTTAAAGCAAAAGCCAGGACTTGCCTTCGCATGGGGATTTAAAAAGAATAAATGATATGGTAGATGGTAATGTATTCTCGGAAATCCTCGTTGACCAAACGAGGACTTTTGGGGCAATGTCAAATAGACTTCAATCAGAGGGAGGAGTTGTTTATGTATGCTGCAAAAATAATGTAACAGAAATGCATATGATTCAGTAACTTCTTTTACAAAAAAATCGTAGGTTACAACATATTTTATATATTTGCCATTGGGACTATTTTTAATGCTATTATTTTGTTTTTTAAAGATTTTTGTGTGGTGCGTTTATAGTGCATAAGATAATCCAAAGATTTATTTTATAGGGATAGAGGCTTAGGCCTATTCATTAGTACCTCAAGTTATAAATAAACTTGCTTTCATTTTGTGGGAAGAAGTCAAATAGATTTCCGCCAGAGGGGAGATATAAGTTGGATAAACGCCATATTGCATTTATTTAAATGTTAGCACCATTTGTAGATTAATAGCTAGTATGTCAGGGCACGGAGCAAAGGTTTTACGATTGTTACTTGTAAGTATTAAATCATAGTTGCTTATTTTACTAAGCAAAATATAAATATAATATGTAACTGTAGTTTATTTTTACTTTACTATGTATTATTACTATAACTATATTCCTTCTACTGTTGAAGACGCTTTTAGAAAACTTCAATCCTATATATACTTTGAAAGTACGGACTTATATTTACGAAATCAATTAGCTGAATTTATTTCTGATGGAAAAATAGATGAAAAGCTAGATAGTATAAGTAAAAAACTATCTGAAAATGAAGGCACATTTAAGTATAGTGACATTAAATTAAGATATTATCCCAAAAAAGTATCAAATTCTTTTAAAAAGATTGATTCAGCATATATTCCACCAAATTTTTACACCAATCAAATTTTTACTGATAATGCAGAGGTTGAAAATATTGCAGTTTTTGCTGACGTACCAATGGAACTTCAAATCATTGCAGTACTTTGGATTCTTAAATATGGTTTTGTATTGGATAAAAATCTTAGTAAACATTGTTATGGAAACAGATTAATACTCCCAACTAATGAATTCTCTGGACAAGGAAGAAGTTTATTTAAACCTTATATAAAGCAGTACCAAAAATGGTGGTCCAATGGTTTAAGAGAAGCAAAAGAATTATTAGATAAGGGTGAAGATGTAACCATAATTACATTTGATTTCAAAGATTACTTTCATAGTGTTGAATTAAATTTTTCTGTTTTAGAGAAGGAGTTGTCAGAATTGCATAATGACTTTGATCCTAACGACATTATTCATAAAGTATTTCGAAAAATTCATGAAGAATATAAAAAATGTTTAAGGGAAATAGATCATCCTTCAGCAAGTTTATCCATGGAAGATGTCGTACCCTTACCTATTTCATTGTTAAGCTCATTTATTCTAGGAAATTGGCATTTAAAAAAGTTTGACAAAGAAATTTTAGATAAACTAAATCCTGTTTATTATGGTAGGTATGTCGATGATAATATTGTTGTTATAAGAGACTCTGTGATTAAAGAATTTAATAAAGAACATATAGAAGATCTAAGACAAAATTTCATTAAAGAATATGCATTTTTCGAAGACATAAGAGAAGAAAAAAAGATTAACATTTTAATGTATTTCATTTTTAAATACTTAGATAAAATATTTGTACCTGCAGTTGATGCAAAGGTAAAAGACAATTTGAAATTTCATCTACTTCAAAATGGCCTTTCAAATATTTTTTTACAAAACGAAAAGCTTTTTATTTACCAATTTAATGCAGAACATTCTCCGAATTTAATAAACAAATTTATTGAAGAACAAAAGGAAAGAAGTAGTGAATTTAGATTTTTGTCAGATGATGCAGATGAATCATTTAGCGATTTTGAAGAAAATACATTTGAATCAAACTTTGAAACTATTGATGTAAACAAAGCACGCTTTAAAAGTCTTGAGGATAATAAGTTTAAATTATCAGTCTTTTTTGCCAAACTAATCAAAAGGAAAATTTTAAATGGGAAAGATTATAAAAATGATGAATTAAACAAAATACAGAAATATTTTCAGGGGATTTACTCGATTAAACACTACTACTTTTGGGAAAAGCTATTTACTCTATATGTGGTATCGAATGACCATGAAAAATTTTCTAAACTATTAATTACAATAATAAACCAACTCGAAAAAATTCAGATAAAAAGTCAGATAAATATATCAAGGGAAAAATTAATTGGTTCTTTAAACAAGCATTTAATTTATTCTTTAGAAATGTCTTTAGGCTTGAATCCACGATTTCTTACAAAGAAGATCTTAAAAATTGTTGAAGAAAAAATTACTCATAATTTAAATATTAGAAAATTTAGAAATTCACATTTACTGAGAAAACAATATATTTATTATCCTCTAATTCAATTTACTCAAAGCATAAAGGATGATCAATCATCCTTATTTGATCCTAATTTTTTTAATAGTAGGGACTGGAAAGAAAAGGATTTTTTGATTATTAATAAATCTTATATTCCTTATCGAGTAAAATTTTATGAAACTTGTTTATTTACCTTTTACCAAACAATTTATTTAAAAACCATCCACCAAAATCTTAACAACAAAAGATGGCTAAATGATATTTTAAATAGTGAAAAATATTTAAATGACTCATTTGATTTATTTTATAGGATCAATATTTCGACATTTTCTCAAGATAAAGAAGTGGTACGTGATAAATACTTCAAATTAGGCAATTTAGACTCCTTTGAAGAAATAAAACATGATACTGAAGGGAGAGTAAAAGATAATTATAAAAATTTTGAAACATCCGAAATATATCTTCAGAATGGGAGTAAAGAGTTAAAAACATGTCGTATAGGCTTAGTAAATCTTTATGTTGATTTTGTGAATTATGAAAAAAGCTTAGATGGAAAACCTAATTTATCATCTGACAGGATTGAACTATATTCTTCCATTTTAGATAAAGTGAATGAGATAAAAGATATTGATTTATTTGTTCAGCCAGAATTAAGTCTACCTCATGCACTTCTATATACTTATATCAAAAACTGCGCTAATAAACAAATTGGGTTAGTTTCTGGAGTAGAACATTTAAAGGCGAAAAATGTAGGTTATAATTTTGTTTTAACATCATTGCCTATAAATGTTTTTGGTGATAAAGATGCTATTCCAATCATTCGCCTCAAGAATCACTATGCACCTGAAGAGGAAGAATGGATTAGAGGCAAAAAAATGGTTGTTCCTAAGCCAAATCCATACCGTTACGACCTATTTGTCTGGAGAAATGTATATTTTGCAACATATTATTGTTATGAATTGGCAGATGTATTTCATAGAATGGCTTTCTATTCTAAAATTGATTTTATCTGTGCTCCAGTTTGGAATGTTGATACACATTATTATAATAGTATCGTAGAATCAGCCAGTAGGGAATTACATTGTTATTTTATAAAAGTAAATACATCACAATATGGAGAAACAAGAGTAACGAGACCTACTAATATTGATAGAAGAGATAAAGTAAGAGTAAAAGGAGGGACAGTGGACGACTATAAAGTTGCTGTACTTGTTGCAGACTTGGACATAGAAAAATTAAGAAAATTTCAAAAATTGGAGTATTCCGCACAGAAAGACCTGAATAAAGATAAAAAATGGTTTAAACCTACTCCCCCAGATTTTCCTGTTGAAAGTGTATGGATTAGAGACAACAAAAAAATGTTTAGTGAAAAAAGAAATGAGGATTAAGAGATAGCCTATTCAATTTCTATGACTTGAAGATTAGAAAATAACTATTACAATTTATCCGCTTAAATATTTTATAATCACGGTTTCCAGATAACCTCTATACGCCCATCACAATGAGTTTTATTTAATTTTGGGGGGCAATATCTGCCGGAATGGCAGTAGCTGCCCCCGGGGGCAACTTCCCGGAATAAGGGGGCAATATGATCTGGGATCTCTAGCATACACTAAAGGCTTTATGATTCTTTAAAGTTAGGAATATTTTTCTTGAGAATTTTAATTAAATCAGTATGCTCTATATTTTTAGAATTTTTATTATCATAAACTCGATCAAGCATGCTTACTTTAATTTTAACATTTAATTTAATTATTGAAATTAACAATTCGAGGTTAATTTTTACTCCATAAAAATATTCTTGTTTCATTTTTCTGAAATTAACGTTCTTCATTGATAATATAGAAATTGACGAATTTGAGAAGTTTACATTTTCAAAAGTAACATTTTCAAAAACACAATCACCTAAATAAGATTCGGAGAAATCACAATTTTTAATTAAACATTCATAAAATCTTGTACAAAACATTTCAGTATGTGAAAATTTACAATTTATGATATCAGAACCTATGAATTGAGAATCATTAAGATCTGAATAACTGAAATTAATATTATGATTTATGACACCACCTACTCTTCCAAATAGAGTTGCATCTATCCTAGTCAAATCCTGGAAGCTTAAATCGTCAAATCTGAACGAGGAAAAGGAATTGCCTAAAGTTTTTAAATAATCAACTACTTTCTGCCTCGTTTTAATGTTTGATAGATAATTGAATTCAGGTGAAAGTAATCTTAAAAATAACCATGTTCCATTAAAAGAATATAATGAACGTAAAATTGGGTCTTCCTCTTTATTTGAATCAAATGAGTATAGAAAATCTTTAGCAACAAGATCATTAAAGAAAATATTTACCCTTTGGGCAATATTATCTTTATTATCAATTTTAGCAATCATTTGCATTAAATACCCTTCAATTTCTCTGCTAATAGGTTGTAAGGAGAATAATTCATTAATTAATTTTAGAGCATCATGAAAACTATTAATAACATACTTCCCTTTCATATCTTTATTTATAAACTCGAAAGAAAAACTTCTAACTAATTTTTCAGCTACCATAAATTCTTGAAGAGATTTATGAAGGAATTCAATTGCAAAGTCTTTATCATTTCCATTTTCAAGTATATCTTTTTCGCTTTCTTTAAAATAAAAGGAAATCATTATTCCTTTAATGCTTTCCCTAAACTCCAAATTGCCTAACTTTTCTAAGTAACTTTTTACCGAGCTCAGATTCATTAGTTCTTTTTTACTTATGTATCCATTGCCAGACTTATAAATTGCGAATGCGATTTCCTCAATAATTTCTCTTAAATCTTCTTTCTCGATGTTTTTTAAATTTTCAATTTGACCATCTTGGCTATACCTCCTTTCAATCAAATCTGTAAATAATCTATCGTATAAAGCTGTTCTATCAGTATACTTGTCAACTGGAGTTGATAAAGAGGCTAAGATGTGAAGAAGTAAGGGCTGTTCTATCAGTTCACGAATATATCTCTTTTTCTTGTATGAACTGATTTGTGAAAGTGTCAACCAAGAGTCTGGGTGAAATCTTTGATATTTTTCAACCCATTCATTTTGATGTTTTTCATCAAAAGAGTCAAGTTGAAAGATTAGTATATCTTCTTTTTTTAACTTTTCTAATTCAATATATCCGTATCTAGATGTTATTATAATTTGCAAACTATTGAATTTTTCTGTTTCTCTAATCAATTCTCGACAAAGTCTTTCAATATCATCCAGACGCAAACCTTCTTTCATAAATAATTCATCAAGTCCATCAAGTACAAGTACAGATTTTCTAAATGTGTGTTTGTTGATTTCTTTTTCTGTTAAAAAACACGCTTCTTCATAAAGTAAACTTAGTGGATTATTAATAAGATTTTTACTGTCTCTAATATCTTTAAGTTTAAAGTAGAATATATCTTTATTTCCAGATTCGGATGTCAAATGATCATAAACAAGTTTTATGCAAAAGGATGTTTTTCCTTGTCCTGGATATCCTAAAATTAGGGCTATGTTGGAAGTTTTAAATAGACTGTTATTAACGTTGTTAAAAAAGTGACTATTAAAGTAAGAATGTATGGAATGAAATTCAGTATTTTTATAGAAAAAGTCTCTTGAAGTATTGTTTTCCAATTTTAATACACTTTGATTGAGGATACAATATTCATGAGCTTTAAAATCTGGTTCCACATAAATATCTTTTAATGTCATTCCTTTTGCATCATTCATTACTACCTCATAATATCTCTTTTTTAAATTTTGGTAATACTTGCTTAGATCTTCTTTTGCTTCAATTTTCTCAAATTGATTTTTCAAGGCTAGCTCAATTAAGGAAAGTTGATTAATGTTATTAGTTTTATATAAAGTTTGAATGATGTCAATTTTATCAATAATATTTCTACTACTTGTAAATTTAAATTTTCTGTTACTTTTTAAACTAAACTCATTAATACATTTTTTTATGTGAATCTTTATTTTTGAATCGTCATATTTTTTTTGTTTCTCAGTGAGAATAAAAATATATAATGTATCACAGTTTGATTCGGATCCATATTTAAAAAATTTTGAGATGCAATCTTTAATCTTAGTGTTATTATTTGTGGATGTTATTTGAATGGCTATTCCTCTACTACTGTCGACTAAATCAATTGACGGATAATTCTTTTTTTCTGAATTGATATTTTTAAAGTTTGCATCATAGATAAGATTAAAAACTTCGATTAATGCATTTTCTGCGTAAATATTTAAACTATAATCTCCGATTGAATTTAATATTTTGACATTTTCTGATAATCGTGATAAAAATTTAGATATTGACTGAATCAATAATATAGTGTTCATTGGAAAAATATTAATTTAATAAAAACCTTTAATAGAGCTAAAATATGTTTTTTTGCACAAGTTAATAAACTTTCTTTTATTTGTGGGCTGATATCAATTAGACTTCAACCAGAAGGAGTGAGAGGTGGATTTATGATTTTGAGAAATAATAAATATTGTTCAAGTTCAATTAATAAATACTATTGATACCACTTCTCGCGATGCTATTAGTATTCCATAAAAACATCATTCAGGTAGTCGTCTCATTGATTCTCTAATCATAGTTTAGCTGGTTTTAAAAGTCCTTACTTTTCTTCAAAAAATCTATTTCTTCAATTACCTTCTTATTACAAATTACATCGATAAAAAACAATCCGTCTTCATTGTGGATAGTCAAGTTTAGTAGATATTCTTCCGGTTTTTTAACAAGATATTGAAACGTATTTCTATCCTCGACAAAGGATAACTTATTTACTGGTTTCCCTAGTTTTCTTGTAAGTTCGGTTTCACTTTCTCCGCTTTTAATATCTAATCCAATTTTCCTGAATATTTTATCCAGTATCGGTTTTTCAAATTCACTAAGATATAATGAAATACATTCTAAAGACTCCGGTAAGTCATAAGGTCTCAGGAAACTGCTGAATCCATAGATTTCTCCTGTCCATTGCTGGTCTAGATATTCATATCCGGAAGTTAATTCAATTTCTTCTTCAGAGATATAATCTTTTAATCTAATGGATGAAAATTCTTTGTGTGAAATCATCAGTGGATGTTTTTGTTTTCAAAGATGAAATTAGCCATTTTAACGGAGATTCGTACTGTTCAGGATCAATTATCAGATTAACAAATACTATTGACACCACCCATGATGCCAATAGTATTCCATAAACATCATTCAGGTAGTCGTCGATTTTTTAATCTAATCATAGTTTAGCTGGTTTTAAAAGTTTACTATTTCATTTGTTCTCCTGTATAAATAGGAGATAAGGAGCTCTGATAAAATTCACAGATGTTGACTTCAGTTAGGTACACCAATACTCACCTCGATAGTCATCGCATGGATAATCGGATCATAACTTAGCTGGTTTTAAAAATTTTTACTTCTTTAGTTCACCTGCCTTTGTAAAGAAATCAATAAGCAGGTAAAAGGTCTCTGATGTTGTCTTCAGATCGGAGCAGTAGACGTCGTTTTCTGCATAGTAGATGTACATGAAGAAGACATAGATCAGCACCTTGTTCATGTCTTGTGGTGAGATCAGCTTGAGCAGGATGTCCAGCTCATCGATGATTTCCTGATTGAGTACAGTGTCTTCTTGCAATATAACAGCTACTCTCTTTAATGGATTTGTTTCCATAAAATGTTTGTTGGGTTTTGAGCTTCGTTCCGCAAGCGGTTAAAAATAAGACATAAAAAAGCGTGGAACAGTAGCTACTGGGATAGAGGTACCGCGAAGAACCCGAAATACAATAGCTAAGTCCACGCAATAGCGGAACACCTAGCTATTCTTGTATTTCTGAAAATTCGCGGTTTTCTACACCCAAGAATATGCTAACGCAATTTTATTATATG is drawn from Sporocytophaga myxococcoides and contains these coding sequences:
- a CDS encoding SMEK domain-containing protein; protein product: MNTILLIQSISKFLSRLSENVKILNSIGDYSLNIYAENALIEVFNLIYDANFKNINSEKKNYPSIDLVDSSRGIAIQITSTNNNTKIKDCISKFFKYGSESNCDTLYIFILTEKQKKYDDSKIKIHIKKCINEFSLKSNRKFKFTSSRNIIDKIDIIQTLYKTNNINQLSLIELALKNQFEKIEAKEDLSKYYQNLKKRYYEVVMNDAKGMTLKDIYVEPDFKAHEYCILNQSVLKLENNTSRDFFYKNTEFHSIHSYFNSHFFNNVNNSLFKTSNIALILGYPGQGKTSFCIKLVYDHLTSESGNKDIFYFKLKDIRDSKNLINNPLSLLYEEACFLTEKEINKHTFRKSVLVLDGLDELFMKEGLRLDDIERLCRELIRETEKFNSLQIIITSRYGYIELEKLKKEDILIFQLDSFDEKHQNEWVEKYQRFHPDSWLTLSQISSYKKKRYIRELIEQPLLLHILASLSTPVDKYTDRTALYDRLFTDLIERRYSQDGQIENLKNIEKEDLREIIEEIAFAIYKSGNGYISKKELMNLSSVKSYLEKLGNLEFRESIKGIMISFYFKESEKDILENGNDKDFAIEFLHKSLQEFMVAEKLVRSFSFEFINKDMKGKYVINSFHDALKLINELFSLQPISREIEGYLMQMIAKIDNKDNIAQRVNIFFNDLVAKDFLYSFDSNKEEDPILRSLYSFNGTWLFLRLLSPEFNYLSNIKTRQKVVDYLKTLGNSFSSFRFDDLSFQDLTRIDATLFGRVGGVINHNINFSYSDLNDSQFIGSDIINCKFSHTEMFCTRFYECLIKNCDFSESYLGDCVFENVTFENVNFSNSSISILSMKNVNFRKMKQEYFYGVKINLELLISIIKLNVKIKVSMLDRVYDNKNSKNIEHTDLIKILKKNIPNFKES